Within the Arthrobacter sp. UKPF54-2 genome, the region CTCACTCGGTCGCCACTGCCGGTCCCAGGGCCCGGTGCCGATGTCGACGTAGTCGTCGGCGCGGCGGCCGTCGCCGTCGTGGTCCTTGCTGGTGAGCATCAGGCCGAGCAGGTAGCGGCCCTTGCTCCCCACCAGCAGCACCGGGCGGTCCTTGCCCCGGGTGTGGTCCTCCTCGAACGGCACCCAGGTCCAGACGATCTCGCCGGGTTCAGGCCGGCCGTTGGCGGCGGGGCTGTACTGCACCGTGGCCTTGCCGCGGAAATCGCCCGGGTAGGTGCCGGTGAGTCCGCCGGAAGTGCCCGGGGACGTACCGCCGGCGGGGCGGCCGGGGGTGCGGCCGGGGGTACGGCCGGGCTTGCCGCCGGGGCGCCGCGTTTGAGCCGGCGCACCGCCGCCGAGCCGGTCGAGGAAGCGCAGGGCGCCGCGGACGGCGTTGCCGAGGGAACGGAGATTCATGGCCATGGGGAAACCCTACCGGCCGGCTACCGGCCATCGTCCGGCCAACACCCGGCCGGCGCACGTGCAGACTGATGCAGGGCCACGCTCCGGGACGTGGGAGACTATAAGGAACGAGAAATGCGGCGTGCCGCAGCGCGGTGGAACAGGCAACAATGGAACACCGGCTGCGTTCGTCCGTGGAACAGCCAGCCAGTACAGCTCCCAGGTATTGCCAAACAGTAAGGACCCTGCGTGTCTCCCATGGCCCGCACCGCCCCGGTGCCTGCCGCAACAGATCCGGCCCTCATCCGGAACTTCTGCATCATTGCGCATATTGACCACGGCAAGTCCACGCTGGCCGACCGGATGCTCCAGTACACCGGCGTCGTGCAGTCCCGCGACATGAAGGCCCAGTACCTGGACCGGATGGACATCGAGCGCGAACGCGGCATCACCATCAAGTCGCAGGCCGTCCGGATGCCGTGGGAACTCGACGGCACCAGCTACGCGCTGAACATGATCGACACCCCCGGCCACGTCGACTTCACCTACGAGGTGTCCCGCTCGCTGGCCGCATGTGAGGGCGCCGTGCTGCTCGTGGACGCGGCCCAGGGCATTGAGGCGCAGACGCTCGCCAACCTCTACCTGGCGATGGAGAACAACCTCACGATCATCCCGGTCCTGAACAAGATCGATCTGCCCGCGGCGCAGCCGGAGAAGTACGCGGAAGAACTCGCCAACCTGATCGGCGGCGTCCCGGACGAGGTGCTGCGCGTTTCCGGGAAGACCGGCGCCGGCGTCGAAGTCCTGCTGGACAAGATCGTCCGCGACCTCCCCGCCCCGGTCGGCGATCCGAACGCGCCCGCCCGGGCCATGATCTTCGACTCCGTCTACGACACCTACCGCGGCGTCGTCACCTACGTCCGCGTCGTCGACGGCATGCTCCACCCGCGCGAACGCATCCAGATGATGTCCACCCGCGCCACCCACGAACTCCTCGAAATCGGTGTCAGCTCCCCGGAGCCCACCCCGTCCAAGGGCCTGGGCGTCGGCGAGGTCGGCTACCTGATCACCGGCGTGAAGGACGTGCGCCAGTCCAAGGTCGGCGACACCGTCACCAACCTGGCCAAGCCGGCCAGTGACTCGCTGCCCGGCTACGCCGACGCCAAGCCGATGGTCTTCTCCGGCCTGTACCCGCTCGACGGCACCGACTACCCGGTGCTGCGCGACGCGCTGGAAAAGCTGATGCTCAACGACGCCGCGCTGGTCTACGAGCCGGAAACATCGGCCGCGCTGGGCTTCGGCTTCCGCGTCGGTTTCCTGGGGCTGCTGCACCTGGAAATCACCCGCGAGCGGCTCGAACGCGAGTACAAGCTGGACCTCATCTCCACCGCCCCCAACGTGGAGTACGAGGTGACGCTGGAGGACAAGAGGGTCGTCCACGTCACCAACCCCAGCGAATACCCCACCGGCAAGGTCTCCGAAGTCCGCGAGCCGATGGTGGCGGCCACCATCCTGGCCCCGAACGAGTTCGTCGGCGCCATCATGGAGCTGTGCCAGAGCCGCCGCGGCGTGATGGGCGGCATGGACTACCTCTCCGAGGACCGGGTGGAAATCCGCTACCGCCTCCCGCTGGCCGAAATCGTCTTCGACTTCTTCGACATCCTCAAATCCAAGACCCGCGGCTACGGCTCGCTGGACTGGAAGGCCGACGGGGACCAGGTGGCCGACCTCGTCAAGGTGGACATCATGCTCCAGGGCGAGCAGGTGGACGCCTTCAGCGCCATCACCCACCGGGACAAGGCCTACGCCTACGGCGTGATGATGACCGGCAAGCTGCGCGAACTCATCCCGCGCCAGCAGTTCGAGGTGCCGATCCAGGCCGCGATTGGCTCCCGGATCATTGCCCGCGAAAGCATCCGGGCGATCCGCAAGGACGTCCTGGCCAAGTGCTACGGCGGTGACATCACCCGAAAGCGCAAACTGCTGGAGAAGCAGAAGGAAGGCAAAAAGCGCATGAAGATGGTGGGCCGCGTCGAGGTCCCGCAGGAGGCCTTCATCGCCGCCCTGACCACGGAAGAGTCCAAGGACAAGGCCAAGAAGTAGCCATGCCAAGCGCGCTTCCCCTCGGTGACCCCGCGCCGCCGGACGGGCTCCTGCCCGGCCAGGCGCTGGAGGGCGCCGCGGAGCGGGCCTTCGGGCTCTACGTGCACATTCCGTTCTGCGCCGTACGCTGCGGCTACTGTGACTTCAACACCTACACCGCCACCGAGCTCGGCGGCGGTGCCTCGCAGGACGCCTACGCCGGCACCGCCGTCGCCGAGGTGGAGTTCGCCGGCCGGGTGCTCGCAGCAACAGGTCTGCCGGAGCGCCGGCTCAGCACCGTCTTCTTTGGCGGCGGCACGCCGACGCTCTTGCCGGCGGCGGATCTGGCCAGCATCCTGGCGGCCGCCATCAGGACCTGGGGCCTGGAGCCCGGCGCCGAGGTCAGCACCGAGGCCAACCCGGACTCCGTCACCCCCGAATCCCTGCAGCTGCTCGCCGACGCCGGCTTCACCCGGGTTTCGTTCGGCATGCAGTCCGCCGTGCCGCACGTCCTGAAGGTCCTGGACCGCACCCACACGCCCAGCCGCGTGCCGCAGGTGGTCCAATGGGCCCGCGAGGCCGGCCTCGCCGTCAGCCTGGACCTGATCTACGGCACCCCCGGCGAGTCGCTGGAGGACTGGCGGTATTCGCTGGAGACGGCGCTCTCCTACGGCCCGGACCACATCAGCGCCTACGCGCTGATTGTCGAGGACGGTACCAAGCTCGCCGCCCAGATCCGCCGCGGCGAGGTTCCCGGAATCGACGACGACGACCACGCCGCCAAGTACGAACTCGCCGACGAACTGATCACCGCCGCCGGGCTGGGCTGGTACGAGGTCAGCAACTGGGCGCGCACCCCTGAGCAGGCCTGCCGCCACAATCTGGCCTACTGGCGCGGGGACGACTGGTGGGGGATCGGACCGGGCGCCCACTCACATGTCGGCGGGGTCCGCTGGTGGAACGTCAAGCATCCCACGGCCTACGCGTCCCGGCTGGGCTCGGGCGTATCGCCGGCCGCCGGCCGGGAGACCCTCGATTCGGAAACCCGCCACGTCGAGCGCGTGATGCTCGAGGCCCGGCTGGTGACCGGACTGGACATCCCGGGCCTGGGCGGACTGGGGGACACCGGACGGCACGCCGTGGCCGGCCTGATTGCAGACGGGCTTGTGGATCCGGTCAAGGCCTTCAAGGGCCGCCTGGTGCTCACGCTCAAGGGGCGGCTGCTGGCGGACGCGGTGGTCCGCAGGATCCTGCCCGACTAGGAGCAGCCCCCCGCGGGCCTCAAGTGTCCGTTCGCGCTACTTGATCCAGCGGAGGTTGTACTCGTAGCGGTGCGGCTGGCCGCGGTTGACGTGGATGCCCGCGGCCACGGAGAAGCACGCGAGGGCAAGCCAGATGGCGGTCGCCAGGACAGCGAACAGGTTTCCGACCACCGGGACGAACACCAGCAGGTTGGCGAGGACGGCGGCGATCGTAGGCGGCAGCGTGAAGTTGAGGGCTTCCTTCGACTCCTGCGCGGTGAACGGGCCGCGGTCCTTGAAGATCAGGTAGATCAGCAGCGCGGGGATGCAGCCGAGGATGCCGCCAAAGTGCGCCAGGGTGGCCCACTGCCGGTCCTCGCTCGCCGTCAGCGGCAGGGCATTAGCGGGCACGCCGTGATACTGCGACTCGCCATGGCCTGCCTGGTGGTCCGTGTGTTCGCGTGCATCTTCTGCCACGTTTCGTCCTTTGGATTGCGGTGGAGCATTGGTACTTGTGGGGCCGCGGCCGCAACAAACGTTGCGGGCGCCGTTCCAAGAATACGTGCTCGGGCACCGAACCGGCGCACCGCAGGGCGGTTACGGCACCGTAAGGAAGTCGATGACTTCTTCCACCCGGCCCAGCAGGGACGGTTCCAGGTCCGCGTAGCTGCGGACGGCGCCGAGGAGTTTCTGCCAGCCCAGGCCGATGTCCTCCTTGCTGCCGCGCGGCCAGCCGAAGGCCGTGAGGATCCCGGTCTTCCAGTCCACCCCGCGCGGGATCACGGGCCACTGCTCAATGCCCAGCACGGCCGGGCGGATGGCCTGCCAGACGTCCACGTACGGGTGACCCACTATCAGCACGTTGCCGGCGGCCCCCGGGGACGCCATCACGGCGTCGGCGATCCGGGACTCCTTCGAATCCGGAACGAGGTGGTCCACCAGCACACCGAGACGCCGTGCCGGGCCGGGCCCGAACTCCTTCACGGCGGCAGCGAGGTCGTCGATGCCGTGCAGCGGCTCGACGACGATGCCCTCGACCCGCAGGTCATCGCCCCAGACCTTCTCGACGAGCTCGGCGTCGTGCTTGCCTTCCACCCAGATCCGGCTGGCCTTGGCCACCTGGGCGCGCTGTCCGGCCACCCGCACCGAGCCGGAGGCCGTGCGCGCCCCGGCCCCCGCAGCGGGGGCCCGGGGGGCGGGCGGCATGAGCCGGATGGGCTGGCCTTCCAGCAGGAAGCCGAAGCCCAGCCGGAAGGAACGGGACTTGCCGCGCCGGTCTTCGAGGGCCACGACGTGCATGCCGCCGGACTTCTCCACCCGGGTCACGGCGCCCACCCAGCCGGACTGTACGTCCTCCAGCACCATGCCGCGCTCCACCGGGATTTCAGGGAGCTGGGCCTTGGCGGGGGCGGACAGGTCCTGCGGTCCCCAGTTCTGGTACGTCATCTGCTACACACTGCTTTGCGCTCGGAAATTTCGGGGGAGGGAACGGCCCCTCGGCCTGCGGTGTGCCCGGAAACACCTCTTCCGGCGGTCACGCCCGCAGCGAATCCAATGCTAACAACGGCCCGAGTCATATTAGACTGGTTAGCACTTAGGCATGTCGAGTGCTAACCACGGGTTCCCGGGCGCGTCCCGTCACGCCCGGCGGCACCCGGCTCAGTGAAAACAGGTCGATTGGAGGTGGGGCGTGAGCGAGCCACGCAAACTTGAAGTGCTGCGCGCCATCGTGGAGGACTACGTCCATTCCCGTGAACCGGTCGGATCCAAGGCGCTGGTGGAGCGGCACCACCTGGGCGTCTCCAGCGCCACGATCCGCAACGACATGGCAGCCCTGGAGGACGAGGGCCTGATCACGGCGCCGCACACCAGCGCCGGGCGGATCCCCACCGACAAGGGCTACCGCCTGTTCGTGGACCAGATTTCGGCCGTGAAGCCGCTGTCCCCGGCGGAACGCCGAGCCATCCAGGCGCTGCTGGAGGGCTCCGACGACCTCGACGACGTCCTCGACCGGACCGTGCGGCTGCTCTCGCAGCTGACGAACCAGGTCGCCGTCGTGCAGTATCCGCTGCTGAGCAGGGCCCGGGTCCGGCACATCGAATTTGTGCTGCTGGCACCGCGCAAGGTGCTGACCGTGCTGATCGCGGACACCGGCAAGGTCGAACAGCGGGTGATCGACGTCGGCCAGGACCTCGGCGACGAGACCCTCGCGGAACTGCGCACCCTGTTCCTGGCCAAACTGTCGGGCACCCCGTTGAACCTGCTGCCACAATCGCTGCAGGCAGTCGCGGACAGCTGCCCGCCGGCGCGGCGCGGCGCGGCGCAGGCCCTCGCCCGCGGGCTTGAGTCGCTGGCGGCGAGCAGCCGCGAGGAACGGATGGTCATGGCCGGCACGGCCAACTTGGCACGGTCCAACGTGGACTTCCCGCTCAGCATCGGGCCTGTGCTCGAGGCCCTCGAGGAGCAGGTGGTGATGCTGCGCCTGCTCAGCGACATGGCGCAGGACCCCCGTGGCGTCACCGTCAGTATCGGGCGGGAGAACCCCTACGACGGCCTCTCCGAGGCCTCCGTGGTGGCCACCGGCTACGGCCCGGACGCCACCGCCAAGGTCGGGGTGCTCGGACCCACGCGGATGGACTATCCCACCACCATGGCCGCCGTCCGTGCGGTGGCCCGTTACCTTTCACGGATCCTCGGGCCCTGACGGCCCGGCTCCGGCACCAGACGTCTTGCCCGTAACAGGCAGTGCCCCACCGGCAATACAACCAGGAAGAGATACACACTTTGAGCAGCCACTACGACGTTCTTGGAGTCTCCCGCGAAGCGACGGGGGAAGAAATCAAGAAGGCCTACCGCAAACTCGCGCGGACCCTGCACCCCGACGTGAACCCCGGTAACGACGCCTCGGACCGGTTCAAGGCGGTTACGCACGCCTACGAGGTGCTCTCCGATCCGCAGAAACGCCGGGTCTACGACACCACGGGCAACGAGAACGGCACCGACAACGGCTTCGGCGGCGGCTACGCCGGGCAGGGCTTCGCCTTCCAGGACATCTTCGAGACCTTCTTCGGCGGCGCCGGCGGCCAGGGCGGCCCCGCGTCCAGGGTCCGGCGCGGGCAGGACGCCCTGATCAGCGTCCGGATTGACCTTCGCGACGCCGTCTTCGGCGTCAACAAGAAGCTCGAGGTGGACACCGCCGTCACGTGCCCCACCTGCGAGGGCTCCTGCTGCCGCGAGGGCAGCCACCCCGAACGCTGCGACATCTGCGGCGGCAGCGGCCAGGTCCAGCGCGCGGTGCGCTCCATCCTCGGCCAGGTCATGACCACCGCCCCGTGCGGCAGCTGCGAAGGCTTCGGTACCGTGATCAAGGACCCGTGTAATGAGTGCGCCGGCCAGGGCCGGATCCGCAGCCGCCGCTCGCTCACCGTCAAGGTCCCGGCCGGCGTCGCCACCGGAACCCGCATCCAGCTCTCCGGCCAGGGTGAAGCCGGCCCGGCCGGCGGTCCCTCCGGCGATCTGTACGTCGAGATCCGGGTCAACAGCGACCCGACCTTCGACCGTGAGGGTGACGACCTGCACGCGACCCTGCACATTCCGATGACCGCGGCCGCCCTGGGCACGGAAGTGACCTTCGAGACCTTCGACGGCGCGCAGGAGATTGACGTCAAGGCAGGCACCCAGTCGGGCGAGGTCATCACGCTTCGCGGCATGGGTGTGACCCACCTGCGCGGCTACGGCCGCGGCGACCTCAAGGTACACCTCCAGGTGGACACCCCGGCCAAGCTCGACCCCGCCCAGGAGGACCTTCTCCGCCAGCTCGCCAAACTCCGCGGCGAGCAGTTCACCGAGGGCAAGCTGGCCGCCGGCGGCGGCGTCTTCGCCAAACTGCGGGACCGGCTCGGTAACCTGTAGCGGTGAGTAACCCGGTCTTCTTCACGCCGGCAGGGACCCTGGACGACCAGGCCCCCGGTACAACGTTCGTCCTCACGGGCGCCGAGGCGCGCCACGCGGTGACCGTCAAGCGGCTGGCCGTGGGGGAGGCGGTCGACCTTGCCGACGGCGCGGGCACCCGCATCACCGGCACCGTCACGGCCGTCGCGCCCCAGGAGTTGACGGTGGAATGCGTCGAGGCCAGCACCGAGGCGCGGCCGGACATCAGGCTGGTCCTGGTGCAGGCGCTGGCCAAGGGCGACCGCGACGAACTCGCCGCCGAAACCGCCACCGAACTGGGCATCGACGCCGTCGTGCCCTGGCAGGCGGAGCGGTCGATCGTCCGTTGGAAGCCCGAGCGCGCCGCGAAGGCGCACGCCAAGTGGCAGTCCGTGGTGACGGCCGCCGCAAAGCAGGCGCGCCGCGCCTGGATCCCGGAAGTCCGGTACGCCGTCGACGGCGGCGGCCTGCAGGCAGCCGTGGCGGCCGCGGATCTCGCCGTTATCCTGCACGAGGACGCGGTGCGTCCGCTTCGCCAGGTGCTGGAAACCTGGCGCGGCGAGGCCCAAGGGCAGGGGAACGACGGCGGCGAACCGCGCGAGGTGCTCCTGATTGTCGGTCCCGAGGGCGGGATCAGCCCCCGCGAGGTCACCCGGCTGTGCGACGCCGGTGCGGTGACCGCCCTGCTGGGCCATCATGTGCTGCGCTCGTCCACCGCGGGCCCCGCTGCCACCGTGCTGGCCAGCGACGTGCTCGGCCGCTGGTAGCCGGAGGGCTGGAGGGCGGCGCCGCTGCCCGGCGCCCTGCCTAGCGGACGGTGAAGCCGCGGGTGTCCACGTTCAGGTCCTGCACCGAGCTGGCCGGGTCCACCTGCGACACCCGGGCCTCATAGCTGCCGGGACCGAGGTTCAGCGAGAAGTTGAACAGGCCGGCCTGCGCGCCGTCGGGGGATGCGGTGATGTTGCCGTTCAGGTAGGGGGTCTTGGTGGTGCCGTCGACGCGCTGGATTTCCCAGCGCAGCTTGCCGCCCGGGACGGTGCTCCGGCCGGAAAACTTCACGGCCCCGTCGGCTGCCTGGGTGCCCTCCTGCGGATCGACGATCCACACCGGTGCCACCATGCCGGCGCTGCGCGAGGTCGGCGAACCGAGCCGGACGCGGTTGAACGCGACGTAGTCGGTGTGCCCGTCCACCAGGATGACCACCTGGATCTGCTGCCCGGCGTCGGTCAAGCCCGCGCTGGCACCGGCGGCGGTGGCGGTGTAGACCAGCTGCTGGATCGCGCGTTCGGCCATGTCGGCGTCGAGGTTGCTGTTGAACGCGTCCGCCGACACGTCGACTGTGATCACGTTCTTGCCGGAAATCGAGGTGGCCAGCTTTTTCGGGTTCTGCCACGGGGTGAAGAAGTCGGGATCCAGCGGTTTCTCGGACATCATCACCCGCAGGGCCCGCGTGATCGGGTTGTCCTGCTCGGAGACGTCCCGGAACTCCCGGTAGAGGAAGACGTTGTTGTTGCTGCGTCCGATCCAGTAGACCGGGGCCTTGTTGGACGCCTGCGTGGACTCCAGCGGCGCGCTGGTGGTGGCGGCGCCCGCGGCCGGGCCGGGGACCGTCTGGGTGGGAGTGCCCGAGTCGGTGATCCCCGGCTGGGGTGTGGCCACGCAGCCGGACAGGGCCAGGGCGGCGGGCAGCACCAGGAGCAGGGCGCCGCGGCGCGCACGCCGGCCTGCTGCCTTGACTACTCCACGCTGGCTGATGGCCGCCGTCCCTTCGCTGTGTGCACTGATTCGTGCACTGCTCCGTGCCTGCCGGGTTTGTTCCGCATGCAGGGTGTCCGCCGCGCCGGGGTGGCCGTGCTCCGTCAGGGAAGGGCGGCGCCGGGCCCGGCAGGGCCGAATCCAGCATTACACAGCGCCCGGGCGCTCCGGGCGGGTTTCCCGGCCGGCCGGCGAACTGCAACGGGAACGATATGAGGACGATATGAAGTTGATACCTAATGTCGCTGCCCCGGGCCCCGGGCGCCGGTCCCGGGCCGGGCTGGCGTAAGATAAAGGGACCCGCCGGAACCCGGCGCCGACGGCCCGGACCGGCGTCGGCCGGCAACGGCGGGCGACCATTTCCGAACTGGAGGGGACCAGAGGCCCACGGGCCAACACCATGACTGAAGCAGCCAACGGCAAGGCCCGGATCAGCGCGGGCGAGCGCACCGCAGGGGAATTTCCCCACTCCCTCCCAGGCCTGCGGACGGAAGTGGTCCTGTTCGACAACTCCGACCAGATGGTGCAGTCCCTGGGCAGCCACGATGAGGCCCTGCGCTTCATCGAAACCCAGTTCCCCGACGTCGACTTCCATGTCCGCGGCAACGAGCTCGCCATCAGCGGCCCGGCCGCCGACGTGCCCCGGATCATGCGCCTGCTCAACGAAGTGCGCGGCCTCGTGGCCCGCGGCACCGTCATCACGCCCGCCGTGCTGCAGCAGTTGGTCTCACTGCTGCGCAGCCAGTCGCTGCAGAATCCCGTGGACGTCCTGACCACCAACATCCTCTCCAGCCGCGGCAAGACCATCCGGCCCAAGACCCTGAACCAGAAGAACTATGTGGATGCGATCGACGCGAACACGGTGATCTTCGGGATCGGCCCGGCCGGCACCGGCAAGACCTACCTGGCCATGGCCAAGGCGGTCCAGGCCCTGCAGCAGAAGGAAGTCAACCGGATCATCCTGACCCGTCCGGCGGTGGAAGCGGGGGAGCGGCTGGGCTTCCTGCCGGGCACGCTCAGCGACAAGATCGATCCCTACCTGCGCCCGCTCTACGATGCGCTGCACGACATGATGGATCCCGAATCGATCCCTCGGCTGATGGCAGCCGGCACCATCGAGGTGGCGCCGCTGGCCTACATGCGCGGGCGCACGCTCAACGACGCTTTCATCATCCTGGACGAGGCCCAGAACACCACGCCCGAGCAGATGAAGATGTTCCTCACCCGGCTGGGCTTCGGCTCCAAAATGGTCGTCACCGGCGACGTCACCCAGGTGGACCTGCCGTTCGGCACCCGTTCCGGGCTGCGGATCGTCGAAGAGATCCTGCAGGGAATCGAGGACGTCAATTTCTCGGGCCTGGACGCCTCCGACGTCGTCCGGCACCGGCTGGTGGGCGACATCGTGACCGCCTACAGCAACTGGGACGAGACACAAAGGAACCGGGTCAAGCCTTCCGTCGCCCGGGAGAACCGGGGAGAACGCGCATGAGCATCGAGGTCAACAACGAATCAGGCGTGAGCGTCGACGAAGCGGAACTGGTGGCCCTGGCCCGGTTTGTCTTCGAACGGCTCTTCATCCACCCGCAGGCGGAACTCTCCATCCTGCTGGTCGACGAGCCCGCCATGGAGAAGCTGCACATCGAACTCATGGACGAGCCGGGGTCCACGGACGTGCTCTCCGTGCCGATGGACGAGCTCACCCCCGGCACGCCGGACAAGCCGACACCGCAGGGCATGCTGGGCGACATCGCGATCTGCCCCCAGGTGGCCGAGGTGCAGGCCAAGAACGCCGGGCACTCGACCCAGGACGAGATGCTTCTGCTCACCACCCACGGCATCCTGCACCTGCTCGGCTTTGACCACGCGGAACCGGAGGAGAAGGAAGAGATGTTCGGCCTGCAGCGCGAGCTGCTCTCCGGCTTCACCGGCAGGGACGCCCCGGCAGAGACGATGCAGTGACCCCACTGATCCTGGCCGGCATGGCGCTGGTCTTCCTCAGCTTTGCCGCCGTCCTCACCGCGGCCGAGGCGGCCTTCAACTACCTTCCCCGGCACGACGCCGAACACGCAATCCTGCACAGCCGCGGCACCGCGCTGAAACGGATCATGGGCCAGCCGGTCGCGCACATGCGCGCGCTGCGGTTCTGGCGTGTGTGGTTCGAGATGGCCTCCGCGGTGGCCGTGACCGTGCTGCTCCACAGCCTGCTGGACAACGTCTGGCTCGCGGGCCTGGCCGCCACGGGCATCATGGCCCTGGTGGGCTTTGTGATCGTCGGTGTGTCCCCGCGCCAGCTGGGCCGGGTGCACTCGGCCGGACTGGTCCGGTTCTCGGCGCCGCTGATCCGCTGGCTCTGCTGGGTGCTCGGCCCCATCCCGGGCTGGCTGGTCACCGTCGGCAGCGCCGTCGCCCCCGGCGCGCCGGCGGACAACGAGGCCTTCTTCAGCGAAGAGGAGTTCCGCGAACTGGTTGAACGCGCCAGCGAATCCGACGTGATCGAGGATAACGAGGCCGAGCTGATCCAGTCGGTCTTCGACTTCGGCGACACGCTGGTCCGCTCCGTTATGGTGCCCCGGACCGACATCCTCTGCATCGACTCGGGCTCCAGCCTGCACCGGGCGATGTCGCTGTTCCTGCGCTCCGGGTACTCGCGGATCCCGGTCATCGGGGAAAACACGGACCAGATCCTCGGCATCGTGTACCTCAAGGACGTCGCCGCAGTGGTCCACAACCTGGCCCCGGGCCAAGAGCCGCCGCTCGTCGACGAACTGGCCCGCGAGGTCCGCTACGTCCCCGATTCGAAGCCGGTGAGCGAGCTGCTCCGCGAGCTGCAAAAGGAATCGACGCACGTCGCGATCGTGATCGACGAGTACGGCGGGACCGCCGGGCTGGTCACGCTGGAGGACCTGATCGAGGAACTCGTCGGCGAGATCGTGGATGAATACGACACGGAGGCCGCCGAAGCCGTGGAACTGGGCGACGGCAGCTACCGGGTCAGTGCCAAGATGAGCATCGACGACCTCGGCGAGCTCTTTGACCTCGAACTCGACGACGACGAGGTGGACACCGTGGGCGGGCTGCTCGCGAAGGCCCTCGGCCGGGTGCCGATCGTCGGGAGCACCGTCGCTGTCGACGGCGTCACCCTCCGTGCCGACCGGCTCGAGGGACGCCGGAACCGTGTCAGCCACATCATTGCGGCCGCAGTTCCAAAGGAAGAAACTGACCTTGAAGACCTTCTCGACGAGGCCGAACCAACGCAACAGGGAGTTCCACGTGAGCAAGCAGAATAAGTCCGACGGCGAAGCGCCCTTCGGCGGTTACCGGGCCGGTTTCGCGGTGCTGGTGGG harbors:
- a CDS encoding GerMN domain-containing protein, which codes for MLPAALALSGCVATPQPGITDSGTPTQTVPGPAAGAATTSAPLESTQASNKAPVYWIGRSNNNVFLYREFRDVSEQDNPITRALRVMMSEKPLDPDFFTPWQNPKKLATSISGKNVITVDVSADAFNSNLDADMAERAIQQLVYTATAAGASAGLTDAGQQIQVVILVDGHTDYVAFNRVRLGSPTSRSAGMVAPVWIVDPQEGTQAADGAVKFSGRSTVPGGKLRWEIQRVDGTTKTPYLNGNITASPDGAQAGLFNFSLNLGPGSYEARVSQVDPASSVQDLNVDTRGFTVR
- a CDS encoding PhoH family protein; its protein translation is MTEAANGKARISAGERTAGEFPHSLPGLRTEVVLFDNSDQMVQSLGSHDEALRFIETQFPDVDFHVRGNELAISGPAADVPRIMRLLNEVRGLVARGTVITPAVLQQLVSLLRSQSLQNPVDVLTTNILSSRGKTIRPKTLNQKNYVDAIDANTVIFGIGPAGTGKTYLAMAKAVQALQQKEVNRIILTRPAVEAGERLGFLPGTLSDKIDPYLRPLYDALHDMMDPESIPRLMAAGTIEVAPLAYMRGRTLNDAFIILDEAQNTTPEQMKMFLTRLGFGSKMVVTGDVTQVDLPFGTRSGLRIVEEILQGIEDVNFSGLDASDVVRHRLVGDIVTAYSNWDETQRNRVKPSVARENRGERA
- the ybeY gene encoding rRNA maturation RNase YbeY; amino-acid sequence: MSIEVNNESGVSVDEAELVALARFVFERLFIHPQAELSILLVDEPAMEKLHIELMDEPGSTDVLSVPMDELTPGTPDKPTPQGMLGDIAICPQVAEVQAKNAGHSTQDEMLLLTTHGILHLLGFDHAEPEEKEEMFGLQRELLSGFTGRDAPAETMQ
- a CDS encoding hemolysin family protein, whose protein sequence is MTPLILAGMALVFLSFAAVLTAAEAAFNYLPRHDAEHAILHSRGTALKRIMGQPVAHMRALRFWRVWFEMASAVAVTVLLHSLLDNVWLAGLAATGIMALVGFVIVGVSPRQLGRVHSAGLVRFSAPLIRWLCWVLGPIPGWLVTVGSAVAPGAPADNEAFFSEEEFRELVERASESDVIEDNEAELIQSVFDFGDTLVRSVMVPRTDILCIDSGSSLHRAMSLFLRSGYSRIPVIGENTDQILGIVYLKDVAAVVHNLAPGQEPPLVDELAREVRYVPDSKPVSELLRELQKESTHVAIVIDEYGGTAGLVTLEDLIEELVGEIVDEYDTEAAEAVELGDGSYRVSAKMSIDDLGELFDLELDDDEVDTVGGLLAKALGRVPIVGSTVAVDGVTLRADRLEGRRNRVSHIIAAAVPKEETDLEDLLDEAEPTQQGVPREQAE